TCGATCGAGTTCGGCAAGAAGTTCAACGTGCCGATCCACGTTCGTAATAGCGCCGCCGACATTCCCGGCTCGATGATCGTGGCCGAGCCCGAGTCGCCAGATCAGCCGGTGTGCGGTTGCACGCTGGTCAAGCAAGAAGCGCGGATCACGCTGCTGGGCGTGCCCGACCGGCCGGGGACGAGTCTGACGTTGTTCTCGAAGATCGCCGCCCGCAACATCTCGGTCGACATGATCGTGCAGAACGTCGGCGCCGACTCGAAGGCGGACATTTCGTTCACCGTGTTGCACGACGACCTGAAGCCCACGCTCAAGGCGGTCGAGGAAGCGGCCAAGGAATTGGGCGCCGAGGGATTCACCTACGACGAGAACGTATCGAAGGTCTCGGTTGTGGGCCTGGGCATGGCCACTCAGACCGGCGTGGCCGAAACCATGTTCCGCGCACTGGCCGACGCCGGTATCAACATTCTGATGATCACGACCAGCGAGATCAAAATCTCGGTGCTGGTCGCCAAGGACGCCGGCTTGCAAGCCCTGCGAACGGTGCATCGCGTGTTTTCGCTCGACAAGGCCCCGCCGCAACGGACGCCCCTGGCGGCGCCGGCCAAGCACGCCGACGGCGACGCGGCCGCGGTCGTGGCCCGGCTGCAACGCCTACACGCGATGGAAGACCTGACGATCGACGACGTCGACCTGGACGAATCGCAAGCCCGAGTCACCGTGAACGACATTCCCGACACGCCCGGCCTGGCCGCGGCGGTGTTCGAAGGAGTGGCCAGCGAGCGGATCTTCGTCGATATGATCGTCCAAAGTTTCAGCGTCGAAGGCCGCGCCACGCTCAGCTTTACCGTGCCGCGCAGCGAGCTGAAGCGGGCCGTCGAAGTGGCGGGCAGGTTGTCCGCCAACTTGAAATGCGGCGCGGTCACCTCGGCCCCCAAGGTCGCCAAACTGTCGGTCTCGGGCATTGGCATGCGCAGCCACACCGGCGTGGCGATTCGGATGTTCAAGTCGCTGGCCGAGGCGGGGATCAACGTCGAGATGATCAACACCAGCGAAGTCCGCGTGAACGTCGTCGTCGATGGCGACCGGGGACAAGCGGGGCTCAAGGCGCTGCAAACAGCGTTCTCAAGCGCGGCGCGATGATTGCATTCTGATCGCTCCGCGAGCTACTCGCCGCCGAGGACGTCGTTGAGCACTTCTTCCGAGACGTAGATCGGCAGGGGCGGATCGCACGTCACGGCGACCGCAATCGCGTCGCTGGGTCGGCTGTCGATCTCGATCGTCTCACCCTCGTGCTTCACGACCAGCTTGGCGTAGTAGGTGTGATCCTTGAGTTCCGAGATGACCACGCTCTGAAACTGCGCTCCCAGATTGTCGGCCAGGCTTACCAGCAGATCGTGCGTCAGCGGGCGCTGCGAGGCGAACCCCTTCACGCGGCGGTCGATGATCGTGGCTTCAAAGATGCCGATCAAGATCGGGAACGAGCGTGTGCCGTCGACCTCTTTCAGGTAGATCACCTGCTGGTCGTTGATCTCGCTGATGATGATCCGCGACAACTCCATCTGCACCGGCATGATTCACCTTCCGAACTGACCGGCGCAAACAGCGATCGAGGCTATCGAACCTGGGTGCGCGCGAGACTGGCTACCGTTTCTGGCACGCGCCGGCGACCGGTCGTCGCTCGAGGGGCGTGCTGCGGAACCCGGACGCCATTCCCTGCCGCCGGAACCTTGGACCGCAGAGATTGATTATAGGCACTCCGCGCGGCACGCTGCCAGTGGTGGGAGATTTCGCGGAAAAAGCTCGGAGAATGGCATACTGCGCTGGCAGCAGTTACTTCTTCGCCGCGCGAAGCTTGGTCAGCGCCTCGTTCACGGCCGCGAGTTTGCGGCGCAGCTCTTCCAGGCTGGCCCGTTCGCCTTCGACCACGACCGCCGGAGCCCGCTCCACAAAGCTGGCGTTCGACAGCTTTCCTTCCTTGCCGGCGATCTGCTTGGTCAAGTTGTCCCGCTCCTTTTCCTGGCGGGCGAGTTCGGCCGCCACGTCGATCAGCCCTTCCAGGTCGACGTACACGTCGGCTTCGCCGAGCGTCACGTGGGCGCTCTGGGCCGGCGGCGTCACCTGGGGCCCCCAAGCGGTGGGCTCGGCATTGGCCAGCGACTGAAAGTAGACGCCCATCGGCTCCAGCAGTCGGGCCAGCTCGGGCGTCGAGCGGACCGAGAACTTGACCGGCGTGCGGGGGGCGATGTTCTGCCGCGCGCGGATGTCGCGCAGCGTCTTGAGCAAATCCTGGAACCGGGCAAAGCGAGTTTCGATCTCTCCGTCCTGGCGGCGCGCGTCGGCCGTCGGCCACGCGGCGATCATGATGCTCTTGTCCCCCTCGGTAGGACTGTCAATGCCGCGTTCGGGGGCGGCTTCGTTCAGCAGTTGCCAAATCTCTTCGGTCACGAACGGCACCACCGGATGCAACAACCGGAGCAGCGCGTCGAACACGTGGGCCAAGACTCGCTGGGCCACTGGCCGCGTGGCCGGGTCTTGCAGCCGGTTCTTCACCATCTCGAGATAAAAACTGCAGAACTCGTCCCAGGCGAACTCATAGAGCGCCCGGCAGCCGTCGGCAAAGCGATACTCGTCCCAGGCCGCCGTCGAAGCGGCGGCCGTCGTACTCAACCGGCTGAGAATCCAACGATCCTCGACGGCCAAGTCGGCGTCGGCCACCGGCGCGGCCGTGTACCCCTCCAGATTGCCCAGCGCGAACCGCGCGGCGTTCCAGAGCTTGTTACAGAAGTTGCGGGCCAGCTCGAACCGTTCGCTGATCACCGGCCCGCGAGGCAAGGCCTTGTCCTCGGGCTTTTCGGCCCATTGGGTGCTGAACTCCTTGCCACACTGCTTGCATGGCACGCGCGGCAGGACGCGGTTCTTGCGCGTCTGCTCGACCATCGCCTGGCAATGGGGGCACTCGAAATCGACCGGCATCCGCACGTCCTGCGTCTCGGTCGTCAGGTAGGCGAGCCCGAACCGCAACGAATCGGCGCCGAACTTATCGATCACGTCCAGCGGATCGACGCCGTTCCCTTTGCTCTTCGACATCGTGTCGCCGAAGGCATCGAGAATCTTGGGGTGGATGTAGACCTCGCGGAACGGCACGACCCCTTGCTTGTATTCGTCTTGCTTCCATTCGTCATCATCAGGCAGCGAGTCAGGCAACTTGCGAGCGGCGCGCTTCGACCCTTCTCCCCCCGGGAGAAGGTGGCCGAAGGCCGGATGAGGGTCCAGCCTGCCACCTGAATCGCGCAAGCCTGAGGCGGGACCCTCACCCGGTTCGCTGCGCTCACCACCCTCTCCCGGAGGGAGAGGGGTTTCATTTCCGGCGTCGAGATCGCGCTGCTTCACGTTAAACAAACTGGTCAGCACCATCCGCGCCACCCAAAGGGTGATGATGTCGCGGCTCGTCACCAGCGTGCTGGTCGGATAGTAGTATTTCAGCTCCGGCGTCTGCTCGGGCCAGCCCAGCGTGCTGTGCGGCCAAAGCGCCGAGCTGAACCAAGTGTCGAGAACGTCGGGGTCTTGGACGAAGCCGTCATTTACGAGTCGCTTTTCGTATTCATCTCCATGAGTACCAACGCACACTCTGACTGTTTTGCCATCAACTGAAGCAACAACATTTTCCGGTAATCGTGGCAAGGCATCGGGCTTTTCAAGCGACGGACTTAGCGGATCAACGCCCTCGCTGACAGCTAGATGCCAAATAGAATCGGCGGCAATTGATTTCGTCCATACCGGAATCCGGTGGCCCCACCAGAGTTGCCGGCTCACGGGCCAGTCGCGTTTTTCGCCCAGCCAATCCAAATAGCCGCGGGCGTAGCGAGCCGGCACGATCTTCACGCGGCCGTCGCTCACGGCGTCCATTGCCGATTGGGCCAGGCCCGGCTTGCCGTCGGCGGCGTCCCCCATCTTCACGAACCATTGATCGGCCAGATAAGGTTCGATGGGCGTCTTCGAGCGATCAGAAAACGGCAGCTCGATCTCCCGATCTTCCACCTTGTCGAGCAAGCCGGCCGCGTCGAGGTCGGCCACCACGCGTTCGCGGGCCTTGGCCATTGTCAAACCGGCGTATTGCTTGCCGACGGCGTTCACCGTGCCGTCGGGGTTCATCATGTTCAGCTTTTCGAGCCCTTGCCGCTCGCCCACCAGATAGTCGTTCGGGTCGTGCGCTGGCGTAATCTTCACCGCGCCAGTTCCCAACTCGGGCTTGGCCCATTCATCGGCCACCAGCGGAATCGGCCGATCGACCAGCGGCAGCATCACCTGACGACCGGCGCGGGCCATTTCGCGCAGCTTGAGCAATAGCGGCAACATCGTGCGACGCCGCTCGGCCAGCTCGTCGATCTGCTGCCCGACTTCGGCCTTTTGCTTCTCGGGCGCTTCGGCCAACTTCTTTTTCAGTTCGGCTTCGGCCACATCGAGCGCGCGGGCCGGGTCCGGATGGACCGCCACGGCCGTATCGCCCAGCATCGTTTCGGGACGCGTGGTGGCGATCGACACATGGGTCGGCTCGCCCGGCTGGGGATCGATCACCGGATAGCGGAGATGCCAGAAGTTCCCCTTGACCGTTTCCTGAATCACCTCGTCATCGCTGACGGCGGTTTGCAGGTACGTGTCCCAGTTGACCAGCCGCTTGCCGCGGAAGATCAGCCCGGCTTTGAACAGACTGAAAAACGTCTGTCGCACGGCCCGGGCGCATTGCTCGTCGAGCGTAAAGCGAGTCCGCTGCCAATCGCAGCTCGCGCCGATGCGCTGCAACTGGCCCAGGATGCGCTGCTCGTATTGCTGCTTCCAGTCCCAGATGCGGGCCACCAGCTTTTCGCGGCCCAAGTCGTGGCGGCTGAGCTTTTCTTCTTGCAGAATGCGGCGCTCGACGACGGCCTGGGTGGCAATGCCCGCGTGGTCGGTGCCCGGCATCCACAGGGCGTTGAAACCCTGCATGCGCTTGCTACGGATCAGAATGTCCTGCAGCGTGTTGTTCAGTGCATGCCCAAGGTGAAGCGCGCCCGTCACGTTCGGTGGCGGAATGACAATCGTGTAGGGCTTCTTCGTGGCATCTGGTGTGCTATGGAAGAATCCTTCTTTTTTCCAATAGGCATATAGGCGAGCCTCGGGCTCGGCGTGGGAATATTGTTTCGGCAATTCGTGCATGGGCGTAAGGGGCTAGAGACTAGGGACTAGAGGCTAGCAGAAACGGATCAGGACTTCGTATCGCGTCGCGTGTTCATTGACTTCTGAAGACCACGGACGACCCGCCCAAATTCGTCGAGCCGCTTCAACATGGATTGAACGCCTTCTGCAGAAACATACCCTAATCGCTCCGCGATCAGTAGATGTGTTTCAAGCTCGGCAGCCGAACCGATCGCGTAAGAAAGGTGGTGCAAGAACTCTGCTGTTGAGTCGCGCGCATGTCCTTCGGCGATATTGGCTGGGATCGAGACGGCAGCTCGACGCGTCTGGCTCGTTAGCCCATAAAGTTCATGGGACGGAAACTGTTGAACGATACGATAGACTTCGACAACTAGGTCCATACCAAGTTGCCAGGCGATCAGCTCTCGATAACTCTTCACACCAGCCCCCGTTTCTCCGGCTAGCCCCTAGCCTCTCGCCCCTAGCCTCTCTTCTTTCAGCAGTTTGTATTCAATGCTGTCAACAAGCGCCAGCCAGCTGGCTTCAATGATGTTCTCGCTGACGCCGATGGTGCCCCAGACTTCGTGCTCGTCGCGGCTTTCGATCACCACTCGTACACCGGCGGCCGTGGCGGCCTCGCTATTGATGACGCGGACCTTGTAGTCGACCAGGTGCATCTCGTCCAAGCTGGGGAAAGCCGTCCGCAGGGCCTTGCGCAAGGCCGCGTCGAGCGCGTTGACTGGGCCGTCCCCTTCGGCCACTTCGTGGCGCACCGCGTCGCCGACGCGCAGCTTGACGGTGGCCTCGGTCGTGGTGACCGGGCCGGCGCTGCTGGTTTCGGCCCCCGCCTCGACCGAGACATGAAAGTTCAAGCGCTCGAAGTGGGGCTGGAACGTGCCGGCGCACTTGCGCACCAGCAAGTCGAACGACGCTTCGGCCGACTCGAACTGGTAGCCGTCGTTTTCCAACTGCACCACGCGGGCCAAAATCTTGTCCAACAGGGCCCGATCGGTTTGCAGGTTGTGCTTGGCCGTCAGGGCTTCGATGTTCGAGCGCCCCGACAGCTCGCTGACCAACACGCGGCGTTCGTTGCCGACCAGATCGGGGCGAATGTGCTCGTAGCTTTCTGCCGCGCGGTTGACCGCGTGGACGTGCATGCCCCCTTTGTGGGCAAAGGCGCTTTGGCCGACGAAGGCCTGGTTGTTGCGATGGTTCAGATTGGCCAGTTCGTAGACATAGCGCGACAGATCGGTCAGCCGCGACAGGCTGTCCGCCGCCAGCACCTCGTACGATTTCTTCTTCAGCGCCAGGTTGGCGATCACCGAGATCAGATCGGCATTGCCGCAGCGCTCGCCCAGGCCGTTGATTGTCCCCTGCACTTGCACCGCGCCAGCGTCGATGGCGGCCAGACTGTTCGCCACGGCCAAATCGCAATCGTTGTGGCAGTGAATACCCACCGGCACCAGCAACGAATCGGCCGCCCAGCGCGTCAGTTCGGCGATCTCCTCGGGCATGCTGCCGCCGTTGGTGTCGCACAGCACAACCAGCATGGCGCCGGCCGCGGCGGCGGCGCGAATGGTCTGCTGAGCGTAATCGCGGTTGGCTTTCGTGCCGTCGAAGAAGTGCTCGGCGTCGTAGATCACTTGCCGCCCCTGGCTGCGCAGGTAGCGGATCGTTTCGTCGATCATCGCCAGGTTTTCATCGAGCGACACACGCAGCACCTCGGTCACGTGAAAGTCCGAGGTTTTGCCGACAATGGTCATCACCGGGGCGCGCGATGCGACCAGGGCCTTCATGCCAGGATCGTCCGCGGCCGCGATCCCTTTGCGGCGCGTCATGCCAAAAGCACACAGCTTCGTCGACTTGAGCGGCGCGGCGGCCAGGCGTTGAAAGAACGCGGCGTCCTTGTCGTTCGACAAGGGATAGCCCCCTTCGACGAAATCGAAGCCCAGGCTGTCGAGCCGCTGGGCCACCAACAATTTGTCCTGGAGCGAGAAGCTGACGCCTTCGCCTTGGCTGCCATCGCGAAGCGTGGTGTCGTAGATTTGAATGCGGCGCATGGGGAGAGAAGTTGCTAGAGGCTAGTTGCTGGTTGCTAGTTAAGGCAGGAACGACGTTGCTCGCTGTCCGATCTAATCGCTAGTTGCTAATGGCTAATCGCTACCAAACAAAAACACCCTGGGTGGCCTGCTTGGGCCACCAGGGCGTTGGGTGTGAATCGAATTGCCGGCGTCGAGTGCCCTGATTGTCGAATAGCCGCCGGGGCTACTCGATAATAATTCGATCTTCCTGCGCGACGCGCACCAGCCCAGTCGGTCGGACGACGACAGTTCGGTTGCTGGCCACGGGACGGTTCATCGGCAAACTCGACACGCTTGTTATATTCATTAGCCCCCGGTCAATGACCGGGGGCCTTGTGCATTGCTTCTTCAAGAAGCCTTACGCTTTGAAGGACCGCCTTAGCCCGGCGAAGGTTCGCTGGTCGGCGGCTCGAACTTCGGCGCGGTCGCTTCCTCGCGGTCGTCCAGTTCGCGTGGCCGACGGGCCACGGCCTTGGTCGACGACTGATTCTCGCTCATGGCGCTGTGGAACTCGTCCTGCAGGCCCGACATTCCCTTCTTGAACTCGGTCAAACTCTTGCCGAGCGAACGAGCGACGCTGGGCAACTTGTTGCCGAACAGCAACACGGCCAGCACGCCGATCACCAGCATTTCCATGAATCCGATTGGTCCGAATCCCATGACTCCGCTCCTCGCATCTGATGCGCCCCACAAGCATACGCTTTCGGTGCCCTGACGGTTCAAGCTTGCTTTTTCGTGTTATCGCCGTCGTCTTCGATCTCGCCCGGGTCGTTGACACCCTTCTTGAACTCGGTGACGCTGCGGCCGAGCGAACGCATCAACAGCGGCAATCGATTGCCGAACAACAACAGGATCACCGCCAGGATGACGATCAGCCCCAAGGCGTTGGTTGGCAAGGCAAACAGCGGCATGCTACTCACTCTCTTTGGATACCGGCTCTGTATGAAAACCGTCGGTTGCCCAAGTGGCGCGTCGGGGTTCGTCGCCCATCAACAGCGCGTATGTCAGATCAGGTCAATCGCGATAGGTTCATCGCAACCCGAACTGGCCGTGCCAGGGGGGCCCGTCACGCGACGGGAGCACGACCCTGCCGCGCGACCCTAACGAAACGAACCGGCTGGTCGACGGCCACAAGCTAGTTTCATTCTTACCGGGCAGGTCGGGGGTGTCAAACGAAAAGCCCGCCGGTTGGGGCCGAGGATTCGCCGTTTTTGCCGCGATTTGCGGCACTTGGCCAGCTATGCCGATTGGCGCACCTTTGCTGCCCCAGCCTACCCAGTTATGCTGACGGGCGTTGCTGAATCTCGCACCTCGGTCGTTGTCATTCAAACCCCTCGCGGCTCGCTCTCGAACGCCCCCGGTCATTGACCGAGGGCTAAAGGTCGACGCGCCGCATCCTCAATACTCGCACGTCAAGGATATCTCCATGCGTCGTTACGCCGTGATCGTTTCGTCGATACTGTTGATTGCAATCGCCGCCGTGGCCCAGGCCGCCGATCCCTGGCTGGTTTTCCCAGGGGGCGAAGGCCCCGGTGCGGGCAAGCACGTGGTGCTGATCAGCGGCGACGAAGAATATCGCTCCGAAGAGGCGCTGCCCCAGTTGGCGCGCATTCTCGCCAAGCATCACGGCTTTAAGTGTACGGTGCTGTTCGCCATTGATCCCAAGAGCGGCTACGTCGCCCCGAACATCAGCGACAACATCCCCGGACTGGCCGCGCTGGACAAAGCCGACCTGATGATCATCGCCACGCGGTTCCGCAACCTGACCGACAACCAGATGGAACATATCGTCAAGTACGTCGAGTCGGGACGGCCGATCATCGGCATGCGAACCGCGACCCACGCCTTCAAGCTGACGAGCCCGACCTATGACCAGTACGGTTACAACAGCGAGGAATGGGACGGCGGCTTCGGCCGGCAGGTGCTGGGCGAAACTTGGGTCAGCCACCACGGCAAGCATGGCACGCAAAGCACGCGCGGGCTGGTGGTGCCCGGGATGGCCAGCCACCCGATCCTGCGCGGGCTCAAGGACGGCGACATTTGGGGCCCGACCGATGTCTATGGCGTGCGCTTGCCGCTACCCGGCGACAGCCAACCGCTGGTTCTCGGTCAAATCCTGACTGGGATGAAGCCGACCGATCCGGCGCTCGATGGGGAAAAGAACAGCCCGATGATGCCGGTGGCGTGGATCAAGTCGTTTCAGGGTGCGTCGGGCGAGAAGTCGCGAGTGTTCACGACCACGATGGGCTCGTCGACCGATCTGGTGAGCGAAGGGGTGCGGCGACTGCTGGTCAATGCGTGCTACTGGGGAGTGGGCTTGGAAGAAAAGATTCCGCCCCACAGCAAGGTCGATATCGTCGGCGTTTATGAGCCGCACCCATTCAAGTTCAACGGCGCGGTGAAGAATCAGTTGCCGGAATATTTTGCTCGCTAGCGCGAGCGTCAGTTGTCAGTGGTCCGTTGTCAGTTGTAGGAGATTCTGCTGCTGGCCTTTTACAACTGACCACTGACAACGGACAACTGACCAGGAATCGTGACAAGGCGTCCACCTTCCTTAGCTTGAGAGTTAGCGGCCATGCCATTCTGGCCCCTGCGCCGACGCGATCAGGTGACGCTGGCCGGGCTGGCGGTGGTGGCTTTGGGGGCGATGGCGGTCACGTGGTGGAACCGGCGAGACACGTTGGTCGAGTTGGATCGTGCGCCGCGGGGCGAGATCGCTTACCTGATCGACGTGAACACCGCCCCTTGGATCGAGATCGCCCAGTTGCCCGGCGTGGGCGAAACCTTGGCCAAACGGATTGTCGAACATCGCCAACAACATGGACCGTTCGAGCGAGTGGAACAACTTCGCCAGGTCCGCGGCATGGGCCCCAAGACGATGGAGAAGATCGCCGGGAACCTGACCGTGAAGACCGCCGAATCGGCCCAGAACGGTGTTCCCTGAAGCGGTACAATTTGTCGACGACAAAAGGATTGGTCGAGCGATCCTCTCGGCGACTCGCCGGGGCTAATGGTTCGATCGATGCGTACGACTACCACTCATTTACCATAGGCTCCGCGTGATCTTTGATCTGGTCAGTCCGTTTCAGCCGGCCGGCGATCAGCCCCAGGCCATTGCCGCCCTGACCGACGGCGTTCGCGAAGGTCGCAAGCAGCAGGTGCTGATGGGGGTCACCGGCTCGGGCAAGACGTACACCATGGCGAACGTCATTCGCCAGTTCGATCGCCCGGCACTCGTCCTGTCGCACAATAAAACCCTGGCCGCGCAGCTTTACTCGGAGTTCAAGGAGTTCTTCCCCAACAACGCGGTCCACTACTTTGTCAGCTACTACGACTATTACCAGCCCGAGGCGTACATCCCGCAGCGCGACATTTACATCGAGAAAGACGCCTCGATCAACCAGAGCATCGATCGCTTGCGCCTCGCCGCGACGAGCGCCTTGGTCAGCCGCCGCGACGTGATCATCGTGGCCAGCGTGTCGTGCATTTACGGCTTGGGCTCGCCCGAAGACTATCGGGCAATGATGGTCAGCCTTAGCCGCGGCCAACAGGTCGACCGCGACGCCATGTTGGCCAAGCTGGTCGAGATTCAGTACGAGCGCAACGACATCGAGTTCCAGCGCAGCAGATTCCGTGTCCGCGGCGATTGCGTCGAGTTGTGGCCCAGCTACGAGGAATTCGCCTATCGCATCGAGTTCTGGGGTGACGAGATCGATCGGTTGGCCTACATCAACCCAACCAGCGGCGAAACGATCGAAGCCAAGGAAGAGTTGTTCATCTACCCGGCCAAGCACTTCGTGCTGCCCGAAGAGCGGGTGACCAACGCCATCGACAGCATTCGCAAGGAACTCGACGACCGGCTGGAAATCTTCCGCGAGCAGGGCAAGCTACTCGAAGCCCAACGGTTGAACGCCCGCACGCGGTTCGACATCGAAATGATGATGGAAGTCGGCTACTGCCCGGGCATCGAAAACTACAGCCGCCCGTTGAGCGGTCGCCCGCCAGGCTCAACGCCCGACACGCTGTTCGATTACTTTCCCAAAGATTTCCTGATGTTCGTCGACGAGTCGCACGTCACCATTCCCCAGGTCCGCGGCATGTATGCCGGCGACTATAGCCGCAAGAGCACCCTCGTCGAGCACGGCTTTCGCTTGCCCAGCGCGCTCGACAATCGGCCGCTCAAGTTCGATGAGTGGGAAGCCAAGTCACAACAGGCGATTTACGTTTCGGCCACGCCCGGCCCCTATGAACTGGAAAAGACCGGCGGCGAAGTGGTCGAGCAGGTGATCCGCCCGACGGGACTGCTGGACCCGGTGATCGAGCTTTCGCCCGCCCGTGGCCAGGTGCCACACCTGTTGGAACAAATCAAAGAACGCGCCGCCGTCAGCGAACGCGTGCTGGTCACGACGTTGACCAAACGAATGGCCGAAGACTTGTCGTACTATCTGACCGAGCACGGCGTGAAGTGCAAATGGCTGCACAGCGAACTCGACGCCTTCGAGCGGGTCGAGCTGCTGCGCGACCTGCGGGCCGGCCGGTTCGAGGCGTTGGTGGGCGTGAATCTGTTGCGCGAAGGGCTCGATCTGCCCGAGGTCTCGCTGGTGGCCATCCTGGACGCCGACAAGGAAGGTTTCTTGCGCAGCGAGACGTCGCTGATGCAGACCATTGGCCGCGCGGCCCGCAATGTGAACGCCAAGGTGCTGCTGTACGGCGATAAGGTAACCGAATCGATGCGCAAGGCGATCGAAGAAACGCGCCGTCGCCGCGCCGTGCAAGAAGCCTATAACCAGGAGCACGGCATCACGCCCGAGACGATCAAGAAGAGCATTCGCGAAGGGATCGAGTCGGCCGCCGCGGCCCATGCCCAGGCCAACGCCGCCGTCGGCCACGGGGACGAAGTGCAGTACATCACCGAGGAATACCTGAACGAACTCGAAGCCGAAATGCTGGCCGCAGCCGACCAGCTTGAGTTCGAGCGAGCGGCGGCGCTGCGCGATCGGATTGAACGGATGCGCGACTCGCTGGGCAAGCCGGTCCACACGGTCGACTGGCGCGGCGACGACAAGGAACAAGGCAAGAAGCGCGGCAAGAAAGGTGGCTCGCAGATTCCGCGCCCGAAGCGAAGCGTATAGAGCGGGACTCGCCACGTTCTATTGCCTTGGGTGGCACCGATGGCTTGGCCATCGGTGTTGCGCAGCAACAAGAAACTCGATGGGCACGCGCAACCCCAATGGAAACTCGCCACCTGCGCGGGACGGCGATCGAGGTTTCTTGTGGCCTGCGGCCACCCAGGTGCAAGCACCTGGGCCACCCTCGTGTAGCGTCCGCTGCGTTTCCTTCTACGGTCTAATCGTTAATCGCTAGCCGCCAATAGCTCCACCAGCGTCCTCACCATGCACCCCGTGCCGCCGCCGTCGGCCCAGGGTTTCGGCTTGTCAAAGAACGCCGGCCCGGCGATGTCGAGGTGAACCCAGGGGGTGCCGGCCACGAACTCTTCGAGGAACTTG
This region of Planctomycetota bacterium genomic DNA includes:
- a CDS encoding citramalate synthase; this encodes MRRIQIYDTTLRDGSQGEGVSFSLQDKLLVAQRLDSLGFDFVEGGYPLSNDKDAAFFQRLAAAPLKSTKLCAFGMTRRKGIAAADDPGMKALVASRAPVMTIVGKTSDFHVTEVLRVSLDENLAMIDETIRYLRSQGRQVIYDAEHFFDGTKANRDYAQQTIRAAAAAGAMLVVLCDTNGGSMPEEIAELTRWAADSLLVPVGIHCHNDCDLAVANSLAAIDAGAVQVQGTINGLGERCGNADLISVIANLALKKKSYEVLAADSLSRLTDLSRYVYELANLNHRNNQAFVGQSAFAHKGGMHVHAVNRAAESYEHIRPDLVGNERRVLVSELSGRSNIEALTAKHNLQTDRALLDKILARVVQLENDGYQFESAEASFDLLVRKCAGTFQPHFERLNFHVSVEAGAETSSAGPVTTTEATVKLRVGDAVRHEVAEGDGPVNALDAALRKALRTAFPSLDEMHLVDYKVRVINSEAATAAGVRVVIESRDEHEVWGTIGVSENIIEASWLALVDSIEYKLLKEERLGARG
- a CDS encoding twin-arginine translocase TatA/TatE family subunit yields the protein MGFGPIGFMEMLVIGVLAVLLFGNKLPSVARSLGKSLTEFKKGMSGLQDEFHSAMSENQSSTKAVARRPRELDDREEATAPKFEPPTSEPSPG
- a CDS encoding aspartate kinase, producing MPLIVQKFGGTSVANSEKILAAARKAIRAHQNGNQVVMVVSAMGHSTDVLVDLANAINDNPPAREMDMLLSTGEQVSVALMAMAIHSLGYQAVSMTGAQIGIETDSTHTKARIRKISTDRMRAALNDGKIVIAAGFQGIDENYNITTLGRGGSDTTAVALAAVLGADACEIYTDVDGVYTTDPRVLPEARMTPQVSYDEMLELASLGAGVMHSRSIEFGKKFNVPIHVRNSAADIPGSMIVAEPESPDQPVCGCTLVKQEARITLLGVPDRPGTSLTLFSKIAARNISVDMIVQNVGADSKADISFTVLHDDLKPTLKAVEEAAKELGAEGFTYDENVSKVSVVGLGMATQTGVAETMFRALADAGINILMITTSEIKISVLVAKDAGLQALRTVHRVFSLDKAPPQRTPLAAPAKHADGDAAAVVARLQRLHAMEDLTIDDVDLDESQARVTVNDIPDTPGLAAAVFEGVASERIFVDMIVQSFSVEGRATLSFTVPRSELKRAVEVAGRLSANLKCGAVTSAPKVAKLSVSGIGMRSHTGVAIRMFKSLAEAGINVEMINTSEVRVNVVVDGDRGQAGLKALQTAFSSAAR
- a CDS encoding class I tRNA ligase family protein, whose amino-acid sequence is MVLTSLFNVKQRDLDAGNETPLPPGEGGERSEPGEGPASGLRDSGGRLDPHPAFGHLLPGGEGSKRAARKLPDSLPDDDEWKQDEYKQGVVPFREVYIHPKILDAFGDTMSKSKGNGVDPLDVIDKFGADSLRFGLAYLTTETQDVRMPVDFECPHCQAMVEQTRKNRVLPRVPCKQCGKEFSTQWAEKPEDKALPRGPVISERFELARNFCNKLWNAARFALGNLEGYTAAPVADADLAVEDRWILSRLSTTAAASTAAWDEYRFADGCRALYEFAWDEFCSFYLEMVKNRLQDPATRPVAQRVLAHVFDALLRLLHPVVPFVTEEIWQLLNEAAPERGIDSPTEGDKSIMIAAWPTADARRQDGEIETRFARFQDLLKTLRDIRARQNIAPRTPVKFSVRSTPELARLLEPMGVYFQSLANAEPTAWGPQVTPPAQSAHVTLGEADVYVDLEGLIDVAAELARQEKERDNLTKQIAGKEGKLSNASFVERAPAVVVEGERASLEELRRKLAAVNEALTKLRAAKK
- a CDS encoding twin-arginine translocase TatA/TatE family subunit, with protein sequence MPLFALPTNALGLIVILAVILLLFGNRLPLLMRSLGRSVTEFKKGVNDPGEIEDDGDNTKKQA
- a CDS encoding four helix bundle protein, which translates into the protein MKSYRELIAWQLGMDLVVEVYRIVQQFPSHELYGLTSQTRRAAVSIPANIAEGHARDSTAEFLHHLSYAIGSAAELETHLLIAERLGYVSAEGVQSMLKRLDEFGRVVRGLQKSMNTRRDTKS
- a CDS encoding bifunctional nuclease family protein; this encodes MPVQMELSRIIISEINDQQVIYLKEVDGTRSFPILIGIFEATIIDRRVKGFASQRPLTHDLLVSLADNLGAQFQSVVISELKDHTYYAKLVVKHEGETIEIDSRPSDAIAVAVTCDPPLPIYVSEEVLNDVLGGE
- a CDS encoding helix-hairpin-helix domain-containing protein — encoded protein: MPFWPLRRRDQVTLAGLAVVALGAMAVTWWNRRDTLVELDRAPRGEIAYLIDVNTAPWIEIAQLPGVGETLAKRIVEHRQQHGPFERVEQLRQVRGMGPKTMEKIAGNLTVKTAESAQNGVP
- a CDS encoding ThuA domain-containing protein produces the protein MRRYAVIVSSILLIAIAAVAQAADPWLVFPGGEGPGAGKHVVLISGDEEYRSEEALPQLARILAKHHGFKCTVLFAIDPKSGYVAPNISDNIPGLAALDKADLMIIATRFRNLTDNQMEHIVKYVESGRPIIGMRTATHAFKLTSPTYDQYGYNSEEWDGGFGRQVLGETWVSHHGKHGTQSTRGLVVPGMASHPILRGLKDGDIWGPTDVYGVRLPLPGDSQPLVLGQILTGMKPTDPALDGEKNSPMMPVAWIKSFQGASGEKSRVFTTTMGSSTDLVSEGVRRLLVNACYWGVGLEEKIPPHSKVDIVGVYEPHPFKFNGAVKNQLPEYFAR